One Diabrotica virgifera virgifera chromosome 3, PGI_DIABVI_V3a genomic window carries:
- the LOC126882475 gene encoding uncharacterized protein LOC126882475 has protein sequence MAPQKNGRVYDSEVKCCKKCYKVAQSGLLCANCGTLSHSGCLKQLKSIKYIDDETVICCEESVRLSDPPNKTLDSEADDEDPRQTEISDGPKTMARRLLCKQVFYEASNTYSNKMKDEETTVNPPSNFQNNLIQQGTVSMFHVNLQCISNKVDMINAFLADKKFYDVICFSEHWQTEENLKLINISGFSLANFFCRVEKKQGGVAIYVKENLMYSSLNLNEYNVEQTSEFCAIYIPSMRTNVLTVYRSGNGDCDLFLVNFENVIAFLLNKADKLIILGDFNINFKIKSESSYDIQNLLMSFGLEITINDYTRITSQSSSCIDNIMTNFSENIYRVGVFEPCFSDHRAQFISIDSDLKVVDTNQSLQRSITSSGLQKLKYALASTKMDFFYDTNNDPDVLMFFLTETYNNLILKFFPLKKVRQTAKITPVQWFNDELRSYRSNLSLIKHIADVTKDPDIFKLYKQQKYEYNRQLQNAKKSAYSGFITNSNNKPRDCWKILNFERGNTRSSSVQPDLSPDEINQFFITIAENIITSLPTINNDILFSYRNYPSPSKSFCFRPVVEDEISQIIKSLNNSNCKDVHEINSKILKETYQIVLTPFTHLINLILSTGVFPEALKYSKRN, from the exons ATGGCGCCTCAGAAGAACGGTCGTGTTTACGACTCGGAAGTTAAGTGTTGTAAAAAGTGTTATAAAGTTGCACAAAGTGGTCTATTATGTGCGAATTGTGGAACGTTATCCCATAGTGGCTGCCTGAAGCAACTAAAATCGATCAAATATATCGATGATGAGACAGTTATATGCTGTGAGGAGAGTGTGAGGTTAAGTGATCCACCAAACAAAACCTTGGATAGTGAGGCTGACGATGAGGATCCGAGACAAACTGAAATAAG CGATGGACCCAAAACTATGGCCCGTAGGCTCTTATGTAAGCAGGTTTTTTATGAAGCGTCCAACACATACTCAAATAAAATGAAGGATGAAGAAACGACCGTTAACCCTCcatcaaattttcaaaataacctaattCAACAAGGCACGGTAAGCATGTTTCATGTCAATTTACAGTGTATATCAAATAAAGTCGATATGATCAATGCTTTTCTTGCGGATAAAAAGTTCTATGACGTCATATGTTTTTCAGAGCACTGGCAAACTGAAGAAAatctaaaattaattaacatctcCGGCTTTTCACTAGCTAACTTTTTCTGTAGGGTTGAAAAGAAGCAAGGTGGCGTTGCaatttatgtaaaagaaaatcttatgtattcttctcttaatctaAATGAATATAACGTAGAGCAAACTTCAGAGTTTTGTGCAATTTATATACCTTCAATGAGAACCAATGTTTTAACTGTATACAGATCAGGTAATGGTGACTGTGACTTGTTCTTGGTGAATTTTGAGAATGTTATAGCATTCTTACTTAACAAAGCAGACAAACTGATTATACTTGgggattttaatataaattttaaaattaaatctgaaTCTTCTTATGATATTCAAAATCTGTTAATGTCTTTTGGTCTAGAAATAACGATAAACGATTATACTAGAATCACATCTCAATCCAGTAGTTGCATCGATAACATTATGACTAACTTTTCTGAAAATATCTACAGGGTGGGCGTATTTGAACCTTGTTTCTCTGACCATCGAGCACAATTTATATCTATTGATTCTGATCTTAAAGTTGTTGACACTAATCAATCACTTCAACGGTCTATTACTTCTTCTGGTTTGCAGAAGCTTAAATATGCACTAGCTAGTACAAAGATGGACTTTTTCTATGACACCAATAACGATCCCGATGTCTTGATGTTCTTTTTAACTGAAACTTATAACAActtaatattaaagttttttccattaaaaaaagtacgACAAACTGCTAAAATAACACCCGTGCAATGGTTTAATGACGAATTAAGGTCTTACAGATCTAATCTTTCTCTCATTAAACACATTGCAGATGTCACTAAGGATCCCGATATTTTCAAACTatataaacaacaaaaatatgaatataatcGGCAGTTACAAAATGCTAAAAAGTCGGCTTACTCTGGTTTTATTACTAACTCCAATAATAAACCTAGAGACTGCTGGAAAATATTAAACTTCGAAAGAGGCAATACAAGATCCAGTTCGGTACAACCAGATCTATCTCCAGacgaaataaatcaattttttattacaatcgcAGAGAATATAATTACATCCCTTCCCACTATTAATAACGATATCCTCTTCAGTTACAGAAACTATCCTTCCCCGAGTAAGTCCTTTTGTTTCCGACCCGTTGTGGAAGATGAGATCTCTCAAATAATTAAATCTCTTAATAATTCCAATTGTAAGGACGTTCACGAAATaaatagcaaaattttaaaagaaacttACCAAATAGTTTTAACACCTTTCACTCATCTTATTAACTTAATTTTATCAACTGGAGTATTTCCAGAAGCACTAAAGTACTCAAAG agaAATTAG